The DNA window GGCGGCGCGGAGGTGGAGAGGTGCATTGCGGGTATCGGCCGGCGAGGGCCAGTCTTTAACGCAGCGGTGCTGCGGGTGTAATGCAATTTCCATGCCGGAATCGGCGTCAAACAAAAGAAGGCCCCTCCTGGGAGGGGCCTTTGCTTGCCTGGTGCGCCGGGGATGACCGGCGTGCCGCTGCTTACTGCAGCAGGCTCAGGACGTTCTGCGGGACCGACTTGGCCTGGGCCAGCATCGCGGTACCGGCCTGCTGCAGGATCTGCGTGCGGGTCAGCTCGGCGGTTTCCTTCGCATAGTCGGCATCCTGGATGCGGCTACGCGAGGCGGTCAGGTTCTCCGAGGTCGAGCTCAGGTTGGCGATGGTGGAGGTGAAGCGGTTCTGGATCGCACCCATGTCGGCACGCGAGGAGTTCACCGCGGTCAGCGCCTTGTCGACGATTTCCATGGCCTTCTGCGCGCCAGTGAAGGTCGAGATGTCCAGGTCCTGCAGGTGCACGGCGCTGCCCGAGTTGCCCGAGACCGCGTAGGAGGCGGTGCCGAAGTCAGCACCCAGGGTCACGCCGGTGCCGCCGGTCAGGGTGCCGGTGTCGAAGGACGTGAAGTCCTGGCCGGCCTTCAGCGAGGAAATGGTCAGGTTGGCGCCCGTGCTGTCCAGGGTGGCGTACATGCCGGTCTGGTCCAGCTTGTCGTTGATGGCGGCGGCGATCTTCTTGTTGACCGCGGCGGCGTCGTCGCCCACGTCGACCTTGACGTCGGCCAGCTTGATGGTCTGGGCGGTGCCGCTGGCATCGTTGAACTTGATTTCCATGCCCTTGATGGTGCCCGAGGCCGTCGCGCCGCTGGCCGAGGTGGCGCCCGCGCCGCTGACGGCGTCGGCGAAGCTCGCCTTGCCCAGCGAATCGACGTT is part of the Pseudoxanthomonas sp. JBR18 genome and encodes:
- a CDS encoding flagellin, encoding MAQVINTNVMSLNAQRNLNTTSSSMATTIQRLSSGLRINSAKDDAAGLAISQRFTTQIRGLDVASRNANDGISLAQTAEGAMVEIGNNLQRIRELSVQSANATNSDTDRSALNSEVSQLLSEIDRVANQTSFNGTKLLNGDFSGALFQVGADAGQTIGINSIVDANVDSLGKASFADAVSGAGATSASGATASGTIKGMEIKFNDASGTAQTIKLADVKVDVGDDAAAVNKKIAAAINDKLDQTGMYATLDSTGANLTISSLKAGQDFTSFDTGTLTGGTGVTLGADFGTASYAVSGNSGSAVHLQDLDISTFTGAQKAMEIVDKALTAVNSSRADMGAIQNRFTSTIANLSSTSENLTASRSRIQDADYAKETAELTRTQILQQAGTAMLAQAKSVPQNVLSLLQ